A single Verrucomicrobiota bacterium DNA region contains:
- a CDS encoding HigA family addiction module antidote protein has protein sequence MKAKKLPPIHPGEILREEFMKPRDLSQNALARALNVPPRRINEIVMEKRSITADTALRLARYFGTTAELWTGLQADYDLRLARYEKEKQIERDVEPLGDLQPAMA, from the coding sequence ATGAAAGCAAAGAAATTGCCCCCGATACATCCGGGTGAAATTCTCCGCGAGGAGTTTATGAAGCCACGCGACCTGTCGCAAAACGCGCTGGCGCGGGCGTTGAATGTCCCGCCGCGCCGGATTAACGAGATTGTGATGGAGAAGCGAAGCATCACAGCAGACACGGCCCTGCGGCTGGCGCGTTACTTTGGCACAACGGCGGAACTGTGGACGGGATTGCAGGCAGATTACGACTTGCGTCTGGCGCGTTACGAAAAGGAAAAACAAATCGAACGGGACGTTGAACCGCTGGGGGACTTGCAACCAGCTATGGCGTGA
- a CDS encoding helix-hairpin-helix domain-containing protein, with the protein MAKARPVVVPKRIVLACLLGLVLCPTPRLLAQQKSADAWEVLAGCHLITNANAIVDGDSFHVAHKEREYVFRLYFVDAPESDATLTERAQDQAAYFGISPNDISRAGTAASQFTRATLSDADITVITRWRNAMGRSTLARFYAVVLVNGKNLAEELVAHGHARIYGLRANWPDGPRSTTFINKLKNLELIAREKKRGIWDETKFPRQVGSAAVSVAPTNTPIAASLVDINNATYEELQKLPGIGPKLAERIMAHRPYKITDDLGKVPGIGVVMLKRLKPLIRAEPAAP; encoded by the coding sequence ATGGCCAAAGCACGTCCCGTCGTCGTCCCGAAGCGAATCGTGCTGGCCTGTCTCCTTGGACTGGTCCTGTGCCCGACGCCGCGCCTGCTCGCCCAGCAAAAAAGCGCCGACGCATGGGAAGTCCTCGCTGGCTGTCACCTCATCACCAATGCCAATGCCATCGTGGACGGTGACAGTTTTCATGTGGCCCACAAAGAACGCGAATACGTCTTCCGCCTCTACTTCGTGGACGCGCCGGAGAGCGATGCCACTCTCACGGAACGTGCCCAAGATCAGGCCGCCTATTTCGGAATTTCGCCTAACGACATTTCGCGTGCGGGCACGGCCGCGTCGCAATTTACGCGCGCGACCCTTTCCGATGCAGACATCACGGTCATCACCCGGTGGCGAAATGCGATGGGCCGCAGCACCCTGGCTCGTTTCTACGCCGTCGTGCTCGTCAATGGCAAAAACCTCGCCGAGGAACTGGTCGCCCATGGACACGCTCGCATCTACGGCCTGCGCGCCAACTGGCCGGATGGCCCGCGCTCCACCACCTTCATCAACAAACTCAAAAACCTCGAACTCATCGCGCGCGAAAAGAAACGCGGCATCTGGGACGAAACCAAATTTCCGCGCCAGGTCGGATCCGCTGCAGTCAGCGTCGCGCCAACCAACACCCCGATCGCTGCTTCGTTGGTGGACATCAACAATGCCACTTACGAGGAATTGCAAAAGCTGCCCGGCATCGGCCCGAAGCTGGCCGAGCGCATCATGGCCCACCGGCCTTACAAGATCACGGACGACCTCGGCAAAGTCCCGGGCATCGGCGTGGTGATGCTTAAACGGCTGAAGCCGCTGATCCGCGCCGAACCTGCCGCGCCTTGA
- a CDS encoding GNAT family N-acetyltransferase: MSHIEHVDDPTAQYKLPSASDPEWLAEWPLAGGPLVRFRHVRPDDQPLITEAIRTASRETLLHRFFSPIRSVAPDQLRRMLAIDRTDELCVVGVVSANDATRIVCGARYVRLPKPGAAEVAFTVHDDFQRRGLGTFLLQLLARLAVADGIRWFEADVMTSNQKMLNLFMKLAPEHSRTRQIGDVDHLVFEVSTVAQTEFGPHSSAS, translated from the coding sequence ATGAGTCATATTGAACACGTGGACGATCCGACGGCACAATATAAACTGCCCAGCGCCAGCGACCCCGAGTGGCTCGCCGAATGGCCGCTGGCCGGTGGACCACTGGTGCGCTTCCGGCATGTGCGGCCGGACGATCAACCCCTCATCACCGAAGCCATCCGCACCGCTTCGCGCGAGACCTTGTTGCACCGCTTCTTCAGTCCCATCCGCAGCGTCGCGCCCGACCAACTCCGCCGGATGCTTGCCATTGATCGGACGGACGAGTTGTGCGTCGTGGGTGTGGTGTCGGCGAATGACGCCACTCGCATCGTCTGTGGCGCGCGCTACGTGCGGCTGCCCAAGCCCGGCGCCGCCGAGGTCGCCTTTACCGTGCATGATGATTTTCAACGCCGCGGGCTGGGTACCTTTCTCCTGCAACTCCTGGCGCGCCTGGCCGTTGCGGACGGGATTCGCTGGTTCGAGGCCGACGTAATGACCTCCAACCAGAAAATGCTGAACCTGTTCATGAAGCTGGCACCGGAACACAGCCGCACGCGGCAGATCGGTGATGTCGATCATCTTGTGTTTGAGGTCTCGACGGTGGCGCAAACGGAATTCGGGCCGCACTCGTCCGCGTCTTAA